From one Kwoniella dejecticola CBS 10117 chromosome 2, complete sequence genomic stretch:
- a CDS encoding adenosylhomocysteinase gives MVSVHPILLLTQQHTADLGSRSNTIVTRTLRRSAHSNYKVADISLAAFGRKEIELAEHEMPGLMYLREKYAKEQPLKGARIAGCLHMTIQTAVLIETLTALGAQVTWSSCNIFSTQDHAAAAIAATGVPVYAWKGETEEEYIWCVEQTLAAFPDGKALNMILDDGGDLTSLVHEKFPQYLADIRGVSEETTTGVHHLYKAFRDGKLKIPAINVNDSVTKSKFDNYYGCRESLVDGIKRATDVMLAGKVAVVAGFGDVGKGCAESLRSYGARVLVTEIDPINALQAAMAGYEVTTMEDAAPRGNVFVTTTGCRDIITGEHFEAMPEDAIVSNIGHFDVEIDVAWLKANAKEAINIKPQVDRFTMKSGRHIILLAEGRLVNLGCGTGHPSFVMSCSFANQVMAQIALWTDAKSYPLGVHMLPKSLDEEVARAHLAQLNIKLTTMSKVQADYLGLPVDGPYKPDHYRY, from the exons ATGGTTAGTGTACATCCCATTCTCCTCCTAACCCAACAACACACTGCCGACCTCGGCTCGCGGTCAAACACAATCGTCACTCGCACTCTCCGCCGATCTGCCCAC TCCAACTACAAGGTCGCCGATATCTCTCTCGCTGCTTtcggaagaaaggagatCGAACTCGCCGAGCATGAAATGCCCGGTCTCATGTACCTCAGAGAGAAGTACGCCAAGGAGCAACCTCTCAAGGGTGCCAGAATCGCTGGTTGTCTTCACAT GACCATTCAAACCGCTGTGCTCATCGAGACCCTCACTGCCCTCGGTGCCCAAGTCACCTGGTCCTCATGtaacatcttctccacccaAGACCACGCCGCCGCTGCTATCGCCGCTACCGGTGTTCCCGTCTACGCCTGGAAGGGTGAGACCGAGGAGGAGTACATTTGGTGTGTCGAGCAAACTCTTGCCGCCTTCCCGGATGGCAAAGCCCTCAACATGATCCTCGATGACGGAGGTGACTTGACCTCTCTCGTCCACGAGAAATTCCCCCAATACCTCGCCG ACATCCGAGGTGTATCGGAGGAGACCACCACCGGTGTACACCACCTTTACAAGGCTTTCAGAGATGGTAAACTCAAGATTCCCGCCATCAACGTTAACGACTCCGTCACTAAGTCCAAGTTCGACAACTACTACGGTTGCAGAGAATCCCTCGTCGATGGTATCAAGCGAGCCACCGATGTCATGCTTGCCGGTAAGGTCGCTGTCGTAGCTGGTTTCGGTGATGTCGGTAAAGGT TGTGCCGAATCCCTCCGATCTTACGGTGCCCGAGTCCTCGTCACCGAGATCGACCCTATCAACGCCCTTCAAGCTGCTATGGCCGGTTACGAAGTCACCACCATGGAGGATGCCGCTCCTCGAGGTAACGTCTTCGTCACCACCACCGGTTGTAGAGACATCATCACCGGTGAGCACTTCGAGGCTATGCCTGAGGATGCCATCGTCTCCAACATCGGTCACTTCGATGTCGAGATCGACGTTGCTTGGTTGAAAGCCAACGCCAAGGAGgccatcaacatcaagcCCCAAGTCGACCGATTCACCATGAAGTCCGGAAGAcacatcatcctccttgcCGAAGGTCgtctcgtcaatctcggaTGTGGTACCGGTCACCCATCTTTCG TCATGTCCTGCTCGTTCGCCAACCAAGTCATGGCCCAAATCGCTCTTTGGACCGATGCCAAGTCCTACCCTCTCGGAGTTCACATGCTCCCCAAATCTCTTGATGAGGAAGTCGCTCGAGCTCACTTGGCCCAACTCAACATCAAGTTGACCACCATGTCCAAGGTCCAAGCCGACTACCTCGGTCTCCCAGTCGACGGTCCTTACAAGCCCGACCACTACAGATACTAA
- a CDS encoding calcineurin subunit B, translating to MGAAESSMFSSLEKNSNFSAPELMRLKKRFMKLDKDGSGSIDKDEFLQIPQIANNPLAHRMIAIFDEDGSGTVDFQEFVGGLSAFSSKGGRDEKLRFAFKVYDMDRDGYISNGELYLVLKQMVGNNLKDQQLQQIVDKTIMEADKDGDGKLSFEEFTNMVASTDIVKQMTLEDLF from the exons ATGGGAGCTGCCGAATCGTCCATGTTCAGCTCGTTGGAGAAGAACTCGAATT TCTCCGCACCCGAGCTTatgaggttgaagaagcgattCATGAAGCTAGACAAAGATGGGTCGGGGTCGATAGACAAGGATGAATTCTTACAAATCCCTCAAATCGCGAATAACCCTTTAGCACATAGAATGATAGCTATATTTGACGAAGA TGGAAGTGGTACGGTGGACTTCCAGGAGTTCGTAGGTGGTTTGAGCGCATTCAGTTCTAAAGGTGGGAGAGACGAGAAATTACGTT TTGCTTTCAAGGTTTACGATATGGATAGGGATGGATATATATCGAATGGTGAACTGTATTTGGTACTTAAGCAGATGGTAGGCAACAACTTAAAG GACCAACAATTACAGCAGATTGTAGATAAGACCATTATGGAAGCTGATAAAGACGG TGATGGCAAATTGTCTTTCGAGGAATTCACTAATATGGTGGCCAGTACAGACATCGTCAA GCAAATGACCCTCGAAGACCTCTTCTAG